The Nitrosomonas cryotolerans ATCC 49181 genome includes a window with the following:
- a CDS encoding phosphoribosylaminoimidazolesuccinocarboxamide synthase, with the protein MPNEPALFETDIQSLQLLHRGKVRDIYVIDDEYLLLIQTDRLSAFDVILPTAVPGKGKLLTALSVFWFNKLEHIIPNHLTGILPESVVSAAEREQVAGRAFVVKRLKPLPIEAIVRGYIAGSGWKDYQKEGTICDIKLPEGLQEAEKLPDGAIFSPSTKAKTDAHDENIPFASVITQLGKTLAEKIREKSIRLYTESANYAASRNIIIADTKFEFGLDNEGQLFLIDEVLTPDSSRFWPARQYVVGKNPPSYDKQFIRDWLEGQVWDKKAPAPTIPPEILNQTRKKYQEALRLLTE; encoded by the coding sequence ATGCCTAATGAACCTGCATTATTTGAAACAGATATTCAAAGTCTGCAACTATTACATCGAGGTAAAGTGCGGGATATTTATGTGATTGATGACGAGTATTTACTACTAATTCAGACAGACCGTCTATCTGCATTCGACGTAATTTTGCCAACAGCAGTTCCAGGAAAAGGTAAATTACTGACCGCACTATCCGTTTTCTGGTTTAATAAACTTGAGCATATTATACCTAATCATTTAACAGGAATATTACCTGAATCCGTAGTATCAGCGGCAGAGCGTGAGCAGGTAGCTGGACGGGCATTCGTGGTAAAACGGCTTAAACCATTGCCAATAGAAGCCATTGTGCGTGGTTATATAGCAGGATCCGGCTGGAAGGATTATCAGAAAGAAGGAACTATTTGTGATATCAAACTTCCCGAAGGATTACAAGAAGCAGAAAAGCTACCGGATGGCGCTATTTTCTCACCTTCAACTAAGGCAAAAACAGATGCACATGATGAAAATATCCCTTTTGCAAGTGTAATCACCCAGCTGGGTAAAACGCTGGCCGAGAAAATTCGCGAAAAATCGATTCGTCTTTATACCGAATCAGCTAATTATGCTGCAAGTAGGAATATCATCATTGCTGATACAAAGTTTGAGTTTGGACTAGATAATGAGGGCCAGCTTTTTTTAATTGATGAAGTGCTCACACCTGACTCTTCTCGTTTTTGGCCTGCTCGCCAGTATGTTGTCGGCAAAAATCCACCTAGCTACGATAAGCAATTTATTCGAGATTGGCTGGAAGGGCAGGTATGGGATAAAAAAGCACCTGCACCGACAATACCTCCTGAAATTCTCAATCAAACGAGGAAAAAATATCAGGAAGCATTAAGACTCCTAACTGAGTAG
- a CDS encoding 5-(carboxyamino)imidazole ribonucleotide synthase — protein sequence MNIMPGAMLGLLGGGQLGRMFVMAAHSMGYRVTVLDPSIDCPAGCIADRFICADYTDRNTLHELGSTCAGITTEFENIPAESLRILAEYCFVSPDARCVSITQDRILEKQFLVANGFSVAPFLVIQNPDELSITQYSDLFPGILKVSRFGYDGKGQIRVNTQAELNTAFADLNNKSCVLERLMPLVCEISVIVARGVDDELRLFPVAENQHDHGILDISIIPARISRDIAQKAQEIAIRVAEKLNYRGVLCVEFFILENDQLLINEIAPRPHNSGHYTIDACITSQFEQQVRTLCGIPLGSTSMHSAAVMVNLLGDLWQKNEPNWKQVLQYSSTKLHLYGKREARPRRKMGHYTVLDTTTETALQQALKIKHSLNPNPSLDN from the coding sequence ATGAATATTATGCCGGGAGCAATGTTAGGTCTACTTGGTGGTGGTCAACTCGGACGCATGTTCGTTATGGCCGCACACAGCATGGGTTATCGTGTTACCGTACTTGACCCATCAATTGATTGCCCTGCTGGATGTATAGCCGATCGTTTTATATGTGCTGATTATACCGATAGAAATACGTTACATGAGTTGGGCTCTACCTGTGCAGGCATTACTACAGAATTTGAAAATATTCCCGCAGAATCACTCCGTATTCTTGCGGAATACTGTTTCGTCAGTCCCGATGCGCGCTGTGTATCTATTACACAGGATAGAATACTTGAAAAACAATTCCTTGTGGCAAATGGCTTTTCAGTTGCTCCGTTTCTAGTCATTCAAAATCCTGATGAGCTATCAATTACCCAGTATTCCGATTTATTCCCTGGTATTCTCAAGGTTAGTCGGTTTGGTTATGATGGTAAGGGTCAAATACGCGTCAATACTCAAGCAGAACTGAATACCGCATTTGCTGATTTGAATAATAAATCATGTGTACTAGAACGTCTGATGCCGCTCGTCTGTGAGATTTCAGTTATTGTGGCACGAGGGGTGGATGATGAGCTGAGGTTGTTTCCAGTAGCGGAAAATCAGCATGATCATGGCATATTGGATATCAGTATTATTCCCGCAAGAATTTCTCGAGATATTGCACAAAAGGCACAAGAAATTGCAATTCGTGTCGCTGAAAAATTAAACTATCGAGGAGTCTTATGCGTAGAGTTTTTTATATTGGAAAATGATCAGCTACTCATAAATGAAATTGCACCTCGGCCGCATAATAGTGGACATTATACGATTGATGCCTGCATTACCTCTCAGTTTGAACAACAAGTACGGACACTTTGCGGGATACCACTAGGCAGTACGAGCATGCATAGTGCAGCAGTAATGGTGAATCTGCTGGGTGATTTATGGCAAAAAAATGAACCCAATTGGAAACAGGTATTGCAATATTCTTCTACCAAGCTTCACTTATATGGCAAACGTGAAGCTCGCCCCAGACGAAAGATGGGACACTATACGGTGCTAGATACAACGACTGAAACTGCATTGCAACAAGCATTAAAAATAAAACATTCACTAAACCCAAACCCAAGCCTAGACAATTAA
- the purE gene encoding 5-(carboxyamino)imidazole ribonucleotide mutase, with translation MQKPLISIVMGSNSDWHVMQHAVKILKDFNISHEAEIVSAHRTPDYMFEYAETAIDRGIRCIIAGAGGAAHLPGMIAAKTTLPVLGVPVNSKHLQGFDSLLSIVQMPKGVPVATFAIGEAGAVNAGLFAVALLATENSQLMRQLELFRKKQTEMATAIKLPGLL, from the coding sequence ATGCAAAAACCATTAATTAGTATCGTCATGGGTAGTAACAGCGATTGGCATGTCATGCAGCATGCGGTTAAAATCTTAAAAGATTTTAATATATCTCATGAGGCTGAAATAGTGTCTGCTCATCGCACGCCAGACTACATGTTTGAATATGCTGAGACCGCGATTGATCGGGGGATCAGATGTATTATTGCTGGAGCAGGGGGGGCCGCACATCTTCCCGGCATGATTGCTGCCAAAACTACATTACCCGTATTAGGTGTGCCCGTTAATTCGAAGCACCTTCAGGGCTTTGATTCATTATTATCCATTGTACAAATGCCAAAGGGGGTACCCGTTGCCACTTTTGCTATTGGCGAAGCGGGTGCAGTTAATGCCGGTTTGTTTGCTGTAGCATTACTGGCCACTGAGAACAGTCAGCTCATGAGACAGCTTGAATTGTTTCGTAAGAAACAAACAGAAATGGCAACAGCCATAAAGCTTCCAGGATTACTTTAA
- a CDS encoding ExbD/TolR family protein, which translates to MNFQRGRQKEEPEINLVPMIDVLLVIVIFLVITTTYSKFAELEINLPSTTAKEVDDSIDRPNIIDISVNALGNYTINATPIKFSSVESLRDELRLAAGNQSEPLIIINADAKATHQSVITIMEAARLAGYNKVTFTTETQKPE; encoded by the coding sequence ATGAATTTCCAACGTGGCAGACAAAAAGAAGAACCAGAAATTAATCTGGTACCAATGATCGACGTGTTGCTCGTTATTGTAATTTTTTTGGTAATCACGACAACCTATTCAAAATTTGCTGAGCTTGAAATTAATTTACCCAGCACTACAGCAAAGGAAGTAGACGACAGCATTGATCGCCCTAATATTATAGATATTTCAGTAAATGCACTGGGCAATTATACAATCAATGCTACCCCTATAAAATTTTCTAGCGTTGAAAGTCTCCGCGATGAACTCCGTTTAGCGGCCGGCAATCAGTCTGAACCATTGATTATTATCAATGCAGACGCAAAAGCCACTCATCAATCTGTCATTACTATAATGGAAGCCGCTCGTTTAGCAGGGTACAATAAAGTTACCTTTACGACTGAAACCCAAAAGCCTGAGTGA
- a CDS encoding superoxide dismutase produces the protein MANINVDNFSNAAQSESQYVLAPLPYADNALEPVISAHTLSFHYGKHHKAYVDNLNNLVTGTEFAGQSLEKIILATAGRADKAAIFNNAAQVWNHMFYWHSLSPNGGQPSAVLKQKIEASFGSLDACKKEFATAAMTQFGSGWAWLVLDGDKISVAKTANADSPLTKNIRPLLTIDVWEHAYYLDYQNRRVDYVNTILDKLINWDFANANLG, from the coding sequence ATGGCTAATATTAATGTCGATAATTTTTCCAACGCGGCACAATCCGAGTCTCAATATGTTTTAGCACCGCTACCCTATGCGGATAATGCGCTTGAGCCGGTTATTTCTGCTCATACACTGAGTTTTCATTATGGAAAGCATCATAAGGCTTATGTTGATAACCTCAATAATCTGGTCACGGGGACAGAATTTGCGGGCCAATCTCTAGAAAAAATAATACTAGCAACTGCAGGCCGGGCTGATAAAGCAGCAATATTCAATAATGCTGCACAAGTTTGGAACCACATGTTCTATTGGCATAGTCTAAGTCCTAATGGCGGTCAACCATCTGCAGTATTAAAACAAAAAATTGAAGCATCATTTGGCAGTCTGGATGCATGTAAAAAGGAATTTGCAACGGCAGCAATGACTCAGTTTGGTAGTGGCTGGGCATGGTTAGTACTGGATGGAGATAAAATATCCGTTGCTAAGACAGCTAATGCGGATTCACCACTCACCAAAAACATAAGACCCTTATTAACAATTGATGTATGGGAACATGCCTATTACCTGGATTATCAAAATCGGCGTGTAGACTACGTTAATACCATTCTTGATAAATTGATCAACTGGGATTTTGCTAATGCTAATCTTGGATGA
- the hisG gene encoding ATP phosphoribosyltransferase, with protein sequence MTDITIALSKGRIFDDTAPLLKAAGIIALDDPETSRKLIIATNQPNIRLVIVRASDVPTYVQYGAADIGIGGKDVLLEHGGAELYQPLDLNIARCRMMVAVREGFDYESAVCQGARLRIATKYLRTARDHFASKGVHIDLIKLYGSMELAPLVGLADAIVDLVSSGNTLKANHLKAVEEIMPISARLIINQAALKLKRKTIQPILDAFSDAVRK encoded by the coding sequence ATGACTGATATTACTATTGCCCTTTCAAAAGGGCGCATTTTTGATGATACTGCGCCTTTATTGAAAGCGGCAGGTATTATTGCACTCGATGATCCTGAGACATCACGCAAGCTTATTATTGCTACCAATCAGCCCAACATACGACTCGTTATAGTGCGCGCATCCGATGTCCCCACCTATGTCCAATATGGCGCAGCAGATATTGGAATAGGTGGAAAAGATGTGCTGTTAGAACATGGTGGCGCAGAACTTTATCAACCTCTGGACTTAAATATAGCCCGTTGTCGTATGATGGTTGCTGTGCGTGAAGGATTTGATTATGAGTCTGCTGTGTGTCAAGGTGCGCGGCTTCGAATAGCCACAAAATATTTACGCACAGCACGGGATCATTTTGCAAGCAAAGGCGTACATATTGATCTCATCAAGCTGTATGGTTCGATGGAACTCGCACCGTTAGTTGGTCTTGCAGATGCAATTGTGGATCTTGTTTCCAGTGGTAATACATTAAAAGCGAATCATCTTAAAGCGGTTGAAGAAATTATGCCCATATCAGCAAGACTCATTATTAATCAGGCAGCATTAAAACTAAAGCGTAAAACGATTCAGCCTATACTAGATGCATTTTCAGATGCTGTCAGAAAATAG
- the hisD gene encoding histidinol dehydrogenase: MIQIKRLSSTDPDFDTTLGKLLAFENEQDDAIEATVANILIDIKKRGDQALFELTRRLDHLNIASITDIELSPDELLQALENLPSDQRDALEQSAERIRVYHKKQLIQSWQYTEPDNTILGQKITPLDRVGLYVPGGKASYPSSVLMNAIPAKVAGVSELIMVVPTPRGEKSDLVLAAAAISQVDRVFTIGGAQAIAALAYGTETIPRVDKIVGPGNAYVAAAKRRVFGLVGIDMVAGPSEILIICDGKTNPDWIAMDLFSQAEHDELAQAILLTPDTDFLDKVAQSIDRLIETMPRKNVIRTSLENRGALVKVRNLDEACTIANKIAPEHLELSIDQPEIWLEKIKHAGAVFLGRNTCEAIGDYCAGPNHVLPTSRTARFSSPLGVYDFQKRSSLIQVSQQSASKLGAIASILAHGEGLQAHAMSAEYRYKIDK, encoded by the coding sequence ATGATTCAAATAAAACGGCTATCTTCCACTGACCCTGATTTCGATACAACACTGGGAAAATTACTGGCGTTTGAGAATGAGCAAGATGATGCAATTGAAGCAACTGTTGCCAACATTCTTATTGATATAAAAAAACGGGGTGATCAAGCATTATTCGAGTTGACTCGTCGGTTGGATCACTTAAATATAGCGTCCATTACGGACATTGAGTTATCTCCAGATGAGCTGTTGCAAGCCTTGGAAAACCTGCCTTCAGATCAGCGTGATGCACTCGAGCAATCTGCTGAACGGATACGTGTTTACCATAAAAAACAGTTAATTCAATCTTGGCAGTATACTGAACCGGACAATACAATACTGGGTCAAAAAATAACGCCGCTGGATCGGGTCGGTTTATATGTTCCTGGAGGTAAGGCATCCTATCCTTCGTCGGTACTCATGAATGCAATACCCGCTAAAGTAGCGGGTGTGAGTGAACTAATCATGGTTGTACCAACACCTAGGGGGGAAAAGAGTGATCTGGTATTGGCTGCTGCTGCAATTAGTCAGGTTGACCGTGTTTTTACTATCGGCGGAGCTCAAGCCATCGCGGCGCTAGCTTATGGAACTGAGACCATACCACGGGTGGATAAAATTGTTGGTCCAGGTAATGCATATGTCGCTGCAGCAAAGCGCAGAGTATTTGGTTTAGTTGGCATTGACATGGTTGCTGGACCCTCTGAAATACTGATTATTTGTGATGGTAAAACTAATCCAGATTGGATAGCCATGGATTTATTCTCCCAGGCTGAACATGATGAATTAGCGCAGGCAATTTTGCTAACGCCTGATACCGATTTTCTAGACAAGGTTGCACAAAGTATTGATCGATTAATTGAAACCATGCCGCGGAAAAATGTAATTCGTACTTCACTTGAGAATCGCGGGGCATTAGTCAAGGTCCGTAATCTAGATGAAGCTTGTACTATTGCTAATAAGATCGCACCTGAACATCTGGAATTATCTATTGATCAGCCAGAAATATGGTTGGAAAAAATTAAACATGCAGGTGCTGTTTTTTTAGGACGAAACACCTGTGAAGCTATTGGTGATTATTGTGCGGGCCCTAATCATGTACTACCAACATCCCGTACAGCACGCTTTTCGTCGCCACTGGGCGTCTATGATTTTCAAAAAAGAAGCAGCCTCATTCAGGTTTCACAGCAAAGTGCATCAAAGCTTGGAGCAATAGCTTCTATATTAGCCCACGGAGAGGGGCTTCAGGCGCATGCAATGTCAGCAGAATATCGCTATAAAATAGATAAGTAG
- the greB gene encoding transcription elongation factor GreB: MSKVSTEELSLIGDNDDDADIVPLPFGSKNYITPGGHARLMDEFYWLMNTERPEITASVAWAAGNGDRSENGDYIYGKKRLREIDRRIRFLTKRLDTAEIIDPTIPREDKTRIFFGATVTFINQSSIEKTVSIVGIDEIEPSKGYISWISPVARALMTAQQGDMVTLKTPGGINELSITVVKYQNIPIELFKPVSLR, from the coding sequence ATGAGCAAGGTATCTACAGAAGAACTCAGCCTGATTGGTGATAACGATGATGACGCGGACATCGTACCTTTGCCATTTGGTAGTAAAAATTACATTACTCCAGGTGGTCATGCTCGACTTATGGATGAATTTTATTGGTTGATGAACACCGAACGTCCAGAGATAACGGCAAGCGTAGCTTGGGCGGCAGGTAATGGGGATCGCTCAGAAAATGGTGATTATATATATGGAAAAAAGCGATTGCGTGAAATCGATCGACGCATTCGTTTCTTGACAAAACGATTAGATACTGCGGAGATCATCGACCCAACAATACCACGAGAAGATAAAACGCGAATTTTTTTCGGCGCTACCGTTACTTTTATAAATCAGTCGAGCATTGAGAAAACGGTGTCTATCGTTGGAATTGATGAGATTGAGCCATCCAAAGGTTATATTAGTTGGATTTCACCAGTGGCACGTGCATTAATGACCGCACAGCAAGGCGATATGGTGACATTAAAAACGCCGGGGGGCATTAACGAGCTAAGCATCACAGTAGTCAAGTATCAGAATATCCCTATTGAATTGTTCAAGCCGGTTAGCTTACGATAG
- a CDS encoding TrmH family RNA methyltransferase: MMQSITSRAHPFFKQLVRLGKSARYRRKDNLTLLDGIHLIQAYCAVFGSPTNLIVSQSGREYKEIKDFLCSIEKIPRPNIFVLSDALFHQVSPVKAPTGIVASISIPELKLVSENKDKTFCVLLETIQDPGNMGSILRSAAAAGVSDVYLSHDCTDAWAPKTLRAAMGAHFILRIHEQSNLVKIAQQFNGTVIATSLQANRSLYQIQLTGSVAFIFGNEGMGLSDDLLQVTDEQIMIPMLGKTESLNAAAAAAICFFERVRQHLDTQNIQPECYHQ; this comes from the coding sequence ATGATGCAATCGATTACTTCTCGCGCACATCCTTTCTTCAAGCAGCTCGTCAGACTGGGGAAATCTGCACGCTATCGTAGAAAAGATAACTTGACATTACTAGATGGAATACATCTCATACAGGCCTATTGTGCTGTATTCGGATCACCGACAAATCTGATTGTCAGTCAATCGGGTCGCGAATATAAAGAAATAAAGGATTTTCTTTGTTCCATAGAAAAAATACCTAGGCCTAATATCTTTGTTTTGAGCGATGCGCTGTTTCATCAGGTTTCTCCAGTAAAAGCACCAACCGGCATCGTTGCATCCATATCCATTCCAGAACTGAAGCTTGTTTCGGAAAATAAAGATAAAACCTTCTGTGTATTACTTGAAACAATACAGGATCCGGGTAATATGGGCTCTATTCTACGTTCGGCCGCAGCAGCAGGAGTAAGTGATGTTTATCTTTCGCATGACTGTACTGATGCATGGGCACCTAAGACGCTCCGGGCAGCAATGGGCGCACATTTTATACTACGTATTCATGAACAATCCAATTTAGTGAAAATTGCACAACAATTCAATGGCACAGTCATTGCTACTTCGCTGCAAGCTAATAGAAGCCTTTATCAAATACAATTAACAGGTTCTGTTGCATTTATATTCGGCAATGAAGGAATGGGATTATCCGATGATCTTTTACAAGTAACTGACGAACAAATTATGATTCCCATGTTAGGCAAAACGGAATCACTGAACGCAGCGGCAGCAGCAGCTATCTGCTTTTTTGAAAGAGTGCGACAGCACCTCGATACACAAAACATTCAACCAGAATGTTATCATCAGTAA
- the uvrB gene encoding excinuclease ABC subunit UvrB, translated as MIVTFPNSPYKLHQTFEPAGDQPEAIAKLIEGIEDGLAFQTLLGVTGSGKTFTIANVIARLGRPAILMAPNKTLAAQLYAEMREFFPENAVEYFVSYYDYYQPEAYVPARDLFIEKDSSINEHVEQMRLSATKSLLERNDTIIVATVSCIYGIGDPVDYHGMILHLREQEKITQREAIKRLTEMQYERNELEFSRGTFRVRGDVLDIFPAESSEAAVRLSLFDDEIESISLFDPLTGKLLQKLSRYTIYPSSHYVTPRSTTLRAIETIKIELKDRLEFYHQHNKLVETQRIEQRTHFDLEMLNELGFCKGIENYSRHLSGRKPGDPPPTLIDYLPRNSLMIVDESHVTIPQIGGMYKGDRSRKENLVNYGFRLPSALDNRPLKFNEFEEMMPQAIFVSATPAEYERVHSGQIAEQVVRPTGLVDPEIEIRPVTTQVDDLMSEISLRVVKNERVLVTTLTKRMAEDLTDYLSDHHIKVRYLHSDIGTVERVEIIRDLRLGKFDVLVGINLLREGLDIPEVSLVAILDADKEGFLRSERSLIQTIGRAARHINGTAILYANNITNSMRRAIDETKRRREKQTLFNLENNITPRSVHKRIKDLIDGVYNIEMAQQNFKAAEKQAYYDSLSASQLAKEIQRVEKQMLNAAKNLEFEKATQYRDELKNLKDKLFVGFIEVKS; from the coding sequence GTGATCGTTACCTTCCCCAATAGTCCTTATAAATTACATCAGACATTCGAACCTGCGGGCGACCAACCCGAAGCCATTGCTAAGCTGATCGAAGGGATAGAAGATGGCCTTGCTTTCCAGACATTACTAGGAGTCACTGGCTCCGGTAAGACCTTTACGATTGCAAATGTAATTGCTCGTTTGGGTCGCCCTGCAATTCTTATGGCGCCAAATAAAACGCTGGCTGCACAACTTTATGCCGAAATGCGTGAGTTTTTCCCAGAAAATGCGGTTGAATATTTCGTCTCTTATTATGATTATTATCAACCAGAGGCTTACGTTCCAGCACGGGATCTTTTCATTGAAAAAGATTCCAGTATCAATGAACATGTAGAACAAATGCGTTTGTCAGCAACGAAATCATTGCTTGAACGAAATGATACTATTATTGTTGCAACGGTATCATGTATTTACGGCATTGGTGATCCGGTAGATTATCATGGGATGATTTTACATCTACGCGAACAGGAAAAGATTACACAGCGTGAAGCTATTAAACGTCTAACTGAAATGCAGTATGAACGCAATGAGTTGGAGTTTTCTCGTGGAACATTTCGAGTAAGAGGAGATGTGCTCGATATATTCCCGGCTGAAAGCTCTGAAGCTGCGGTTCGGTTATCATTGTTTGATGACGAAATTGAAAGCATATCCCTATTTGACCCACTGACAGGTAAATTATTGCAAAAATTATCACGTTATACGATATACCCATCTAGTCATTATGTGACGCCAAGAAGCACGACACTCAGAGCAATTGAAACCATTAAGATCGAGCTAAAGGATCGCCTTGAATTCTATCATCAGCATAACAAGCTGGTTGAGACGCAACGTATTGAACAACGCACTCACTTTGATCTTGAAATGCTTAATGAGCTCGGTTTTTGTAAAGGAATTGAGAATTATTCGCGTCATCTTTCTGGAAGAAAACCTGGTGATCCCCCGCCGACGTTAATTGATTACCTGCCCCGTAATTCATTAATGATAGTCGATGAAAGCCATGTCACGATTCCACAGATAGGTGGGATGTATAAAGGAGATCGTTCGCGCAAGGAAAATCTAGTGAATTATGGCTTTCGTTTGCCTTCGGCATTAGATAATAGACCATTGAAATTCAATGAATTTGAAGAAATGATGCCCCAGGCAATATTTGTTTCAGCCACCCCTGCTGAATACGAACGAGTACATAGCGGCCAGATTGCTGAACAAGTTGTACGACCAACGGGCCTAGTCGACCCTGAGATTGAGATACGCCCTGTTACAACACAAGTAGATGATCTAATGTCAGAAATTAGTTTGCGCGTTGTAAAAAATGAACGCGTATTGGTAACGACATTAACTAAGCGTATGGCGGAGGATTTAACTGATTACCTTTCTGATCATCATATCAAAGTTCGCTATTTGCATTCTGATATTGGCACCGTCGAAAGAGTAGAGATTATTCGCGACCTGCGTCTAGGTAAATTTGATGTCTTAGTAGGTATTAATCTGCTCAGGGAAGGTCTCGATATTCCAGAGGTTTCATTAGTTGCCATACTTGATGCTGATAAAGAGGGCTTTTTACGATCTGAGCGATCGTTAATTCAAACTATCGGAAGGGCTGCCCGCCATATTAACGGAACGGCTATTCTTTATGCCAATAACATAACCAATTCAATGCGCCGCGCGATCGATGAAACGAAACGTCGGCGTGAAAAACAAACGTTATTTAATCTGGAAAATAATATTACACCACGAAGTGTGCATAAACGTATTAAGGATCTAATTGATGGGGTGTACAACATTGAGATGGCACAACAGAATTTTAAGGCTGCTGAAAAACAAGCGTATTACGATTCTTTAAGTGCATCTCAATTAGCCAAAGAGATTCAACGTGTTGAAAAACAAATGTTGAATGCTGCAAAAAATTTAGAGTTTGAAAAAGCGACACAATACAGAGATGAACTAAAGAATCTTAAGGATAAGCTATTCGTCGGATTTATTGAAGTAAAATCCTAA
- a CDS encoding pyridoxal phosphate-dependent aminotransferase, which yields MELSNRVQAIKPSPTLAVTARAARLKAEGKDIIGLGAGEPDFDTPQHIKDAAIVAINKGFTKYTAVGGTPSLKNAIIAKFKHENKFDYDAKQILVSCGGKQSFFNLVLSIINPDDEVIVPAPYWVSYPDIVLIAKGKPVFIKTGIEQNFKITAEQLEKAITPKTKMFVINSPGNPSGAVYTLDELKALGEVLLRYPKILIATDDMYEHISLSGNKFINILNACPDLYPQTIVLNGVSKAYSMTGWRIGYCGGPSHIITAMENIQSQSTSNPCSISQVAAEAALTGDQSCMVPMLTAFKERNNFITEQLNAMKGVKCLSADGAFYAFADTRQAIINLYDKGLLSVQSDIAFSEHLLEHAGVAVVPGSAFGSEGYIRLSFATSMQNLKTALERIQNVLT from the coding sequence GTGGAACTTTCAAACCGTGTTCAGGCTATTAAGCCCTCTCCTACCCTAGCCGTAACTGCCCGGGCAGCAAGGCTTAAGGCTGAAGGAAAAGATATTATCGGCCTCGGAGCTGGAGAGCCTGATTTCGATACACCGCAACACATAAAAGATGCGGCTATAGTCGCTATCAATAAGGGTTTTACTAAATATACAGCCGTAGGAGGAACGCCAAGTTTAAAAAATGCCATTATTGCCAAATTTAAACATGAAAATAAGTTTGATTATGATGCCAAGCAAATATTAGTCTCATGTGGCGGTAAACAAAGCTTTTTTAATCTAGTCCTGTCTATTATTAATCCCGACGACGAGGTAATTGTTCCTGCTCCTTATTGGGTCTCTTACCCTGATATCGTCTTAATCGCTAAGGGAAAACCCGTTTTCATCAAAACAGGTATTGAGCAGAATTTTAAAATAACAGCAGAGCAATTGGAAAAGGCGATTACGCCGAAAACCAAAATGTTTGTTATAAACAGCCCAGGCAATCCATCAGGTGCTGTCTATACCTTAGATGAATTAAAGGCTTTAGGAGAAGTATTACTCAGATATCCAAAAATTCTCATCGCAACCGATGACATGTATGAGCACATCTCGTTATCAGGCAACAAGTTTATAAATATTCTTAATGCCTGTCCCGATCTGTATCCGCAAACGATCGTGTTGAACGGTGTCTCTAAAGCTTATTCAATGACGGGATGGCGCATTGGTTATTGTGGAGGCCCCTCACATATTATTACCGCGATGGAGAACATACAATCGCAAAGCACATCAAACCCTTGTTCCATTTCTCAGGTAGCTGCAGAGGCGGCGTTAACTGGCGATCAATCGTGTATGGTACCCATGTTGACAGCATTTAAAGAACGTAACAATTTTATTACCGAACAATTAAATGCTATGAAAGGTGTGAAATGTCTATCAGCTGATGGGGCATTTTATGCCTTTGCTGATACACGACAAGCAATCATCAATCTATATGACAAAGGATTGTTAAGTGTTCAAAGCGATATTGCGTTCAGTGAGCATCTCCTGGAGCATGCCGGCGTTGCAGTTGTTCCAGGATCTGCATTTGGAAGTGAAGGCTATATTCGTTTATCTTTTGCGACTTCCATGCAAAATTTAAAAACAGCGTTAGAGCGTATTCAGAATGTGCTTACTTAA